The region GACACATCTCTTCATGGTCACTTTAAATGTGAAAGTTGTGGTGAAGTATATGACTTTCAAGTAAATGCTGAAAATTTAAAAGAAGAAGGAATTGAAGATTTTGATGTATTAGACAAAAAAATTTATTATAGTGGAATTTGTGAAAAATGTAAGAAAAAATAAAGGAGGAATAAAAATGGAAGAAAGAAGAATGCCGTTATTAGGAGAAAAGTTTCCATCTATGGAGGTAGTAACAACACACGGAGTAAAGAAAATACCAGAAGATTATCAAGGAAAATGGTTTGTATTATTTAGCCATCCAGGAGATTTTACACCAGTATGTACAACAGAGTTTATAGAGTTCTCAGAAAGAGCTGAAGAATTCAAAGCATTAAACACTGAACTTATTGGTCTATCAGTGGATCAAGTATTCTCACACATGAAATGGGTGGAATGGATAAAGGAAAAAGCAAATGTAGAAGTACCATTCCCAGTTATTGCTGATGAACTTGGAAGAGTATCAAATCAACTTGGTATGATTCATCCTGGCAAAGGAACAAATACAGTAAGAGCTGTATTCATAGTTGACGACAAAGCTAATATAAGACTTATAATGTACTATCCACAAGAAGCAGGAAGAAATGTAGATGAAGTGCTTAGAGTTGTAAATGCTCTTCAAACTACAGACAAATATAAAGTTGCAGCTCCAGAAAAATGGCCAAACAATAAACATTTAGGAGATAAAGTAATAGTTCCTCCAGCTGCAAACGAAAAGGCTGCTAAAGAAAGATTAGAAGCTGCTAAAAATGGAGAATTTGAATGTCTAGATTGGTGGTTCTGCTACAAGAATTTAAATAAGTAATATAATAGGCCTAGGATTGCACTAAGTTGCAATCCTAGGCCTAAGTCATTCTTAATTTAAAATTCTATTCCCTTTCTTGCCATTACTCCATCATTATAATAATGTTTTACTTCTTTCATCTCTGTAACTAAATCTGCTAACTCAAGTATCTCCTTAGGTGCATTTCTTCCTGTGATAACTACTTCTACATGAGGTGCTCTTTCCTTGATTATATTTACAGCTTCCTCAACTGTAAATAATTTGTAATAAAGAGCTATATTTAATTCATCCAATACGACCAAGTCATATTCTCCACTTTTTAAAACCTTTTCAAATACTTTCAAACCTTCTCTTGCTACCCGTATGTCTTCTTCAGTAGGATCTTTATATATAAAACAATCTCTACCAAATTGATGAATCTTAAAACCTTTTAAATATTTTTCTATATTTAATTCACTGTATTCCATACCCTTTACAAACTGTCCAAAAAATACTTTCTTCCCTGCTAGATAAGCCCTAATAGAAAGTCCTAAACTTGCAGTAGTCTTCCCCTTACCATTTCCAGTATAAACATGTACATATCCCTTTTCCATTCTCTACCTCCTATCCTACTTTGCCTTTGTCTACTTCATTATATTATATAAATTTAACAATTTAAATACAACAATTCTTTATATTTGATGTATAATAATATATGTAGGGACTCGAAATATTTTTATGGAGGGATGATGATGGGAAACTTAAAACTTGATGATTTTACAAAGTATAAATTTCTTTCTGGTCTAAAATATTCTCCAGATGGAAAATACTTAGGATTTGTTGTGCATAGAATGGATGTAGAAGAAAACAAATATTTATCGAACATATGGCTGTATGATACATTAACAAAGGAATATAAACAACTTACCTCTCTTGACAGTGAAAAAAGCTTTTTTTGGTTAGATGATTCTAATATTATCTTCCCCGCTACTAGAAATCAAAAGGACAAAGAACAATTGGAAAAGGGAGAAGAATTCACTACCTATTACCAAATAAATATTCACGGTGGTGAAGCTGTAGAATGCTTTAAAGTACCTATTTCTGTATCAGGTATTGAAAAAATAGACGATAAAAATTATTTAGTAACAGGAATATATAATCACTATAAACCTGATTCCAGCTTATTTAAAGAAGAAAAAGATTATGAAGTATTAGATGAAATCCCTTTCTGGTCTAATGGAAACGGATTTACAAATAAGAAAAGAAATAGATTATATAAATTCAATAGCGCAACTGGTGATATTACACCAATTACTGATGAATTTACAGATATTGGTTTGCTTAAATTAAATCAAAACAAAACAAAGGCAGTAATTATATCAAATCATTATAGAGACAAAATGACTAAAAATTCAAATTTATATCTATATGACATAATAGAAGATAAGCTTGAAGATTTAACCCATGAAGAACAATTTAGCTATTCTTATGTAGATTTCTTAGGAGATAATATAATATTTGCTGGAAGTGATATGAAAGATTATGGAATAAATCAAAACAGCAATTTCTACACATTAGATATAAAAACAAAAGCAGTTGAAAAAATATGTGATTACGACTATAGTATTTGGAATTCTGTTGGTTCTGATTGTAGATATGGAGGAAATAGAACTTTTAAAGTTGATGGTAAGTATCTATATTTTGTTTCTACTGAATGGAATTCTTCATATATAAAGAGAATTGATGAAAAAGGAAATGTTGAAAAGGTAACTACTGATGGTGGTTCTATTGATGGATTTGATATCCTAAATGGAAATATCCATTTTATGGGTCTTAAAAACATGAAACTTCAAGAACTATATGCCCTTAAAGATGGAAAAGAAGTACAACTGACTTCATTTAATGAATGGGTTATAGAGACAAAAGATATATCAAAGCCAGAAAGAATTACTTTTGAAACAGAAGATGGTACAACTATTGAAGGTTGGATATTAAGACCAGTAGATTTTGATCTAAATAAAAAATATCCTGGAATACTTGATATCCATGGTGGCCCTAAAACTGTCTACGGAGAAGTTTTCAATCATGAAATGCAATACTGGGTAAATCAAGGCTATGTAGTATTCTTCTTAAATCCTAGAGGAAGTGATGGAAGAGGAAATGAATTTGCAGATATAAGAGGAAAGTATGGCACTATTGACTATGACGATATTATGAAATTTACAGATTTAGTATTGGAAAAATATCCATTTATTGATTCAAATAGATTGGGTGTAACAGGTGGTTCCTATGGTGGATTTATGACCAACTGGATAATAGGTCATACAGATAGATTTAAAGCTGCTGCTAGCCAAAGAAGTATCTCCAACTGGATTTCTAAGTTTTGTACTACTGATATAGGATATTACTTTGTAGATGACCAACAAGCTGCTACCCCTTGGGGTGATGTAGACAAACTATGGTTCCACTCACCACTTAAATATGCAGACAAGGCAGTGACACCTACACTATTCATTCACTCTGAAGAAGATTATCGTTGTTGGTTAGCTGAAGGGATTCAAATGTTTACTGCATTAAAATATCATGGAATAGACGCAAGACTTTGTATGTTCCGTGGAGAAAATCATGAGTTAAGTAGAAGTGGAAAACCAAAACATAGAATCAGAAGATTAACCGAAATCACTAATTGGATGGATAAATATTTGAAGTAAGCTAAATGAGTCAAGGGACGGTCCTTTGACTCATTTCCATTCATGCTTTTAATTAAGTTTATCTAAGTCAATTTTTCTATCAACAAGGGTGTCTAATTTATCTTTCATATCCTTAAGTAAAGGAACTATTTCACCAGAAAGTATTTCTGGAACATAGTCATGATCATCAGTTAATAATATTTCTTGAAATCCAACCATTATTTCTCTTAATGAGTATGTATCCTTAGCAAAATAATTCCATTTTTCATAGTCATTAATTATATATATAAGTTCAGTATCAGAATCCAATGTAGAAAAAGCATCTAATATCCACTTTATACCACCAAATACATTCACTAACTCTTCCCAAGACTTTTTGGTTGCATCTTTTCTAAAATCATTTGCTAATATTTCAATATCAGGTATAAATCCTTCTATCATCTCACTCATGTACACAACCAAATCTCTAGCCAATTGCCTAGGAGTTTTAGCAATAACTTTTACAGCATTTATGTCTTCTAGATTGTTTGAAAAATAGTGATTAAAATTATCATATATCTTTTCCCCATTTACTTCTAAATGGCTAATAACATAATTTGACTTTAAGGCCATCTTTTCTACCTCTTTTAAAGTCTGTATGATTGCATTTATATCTCTCTCACATTCTAAAACTTTATCTAAAAAATATATTTTCATATGAGTTCAACCTCCATAAGTCTAAATGTCTAACACTAGGATGATTATGACATTCTTTTTCTTCCTCCATGCATTACTTTTCCTGTAATTAAGCTATCTCTATCTCCTTCTCCAATCCTCAACTCCCAAAACACTGGGAATCTCTCACTGATTTCTACCTTTATAATTTCAGGAGCAGCAAAAGCTATTATTTGAAAATTTAACTTATCTGCAATTTCAAACACAGGATCTAGTATATGTTTTGCTGAAGCCTTCCCAAAAGGATTGTCAAGGATAAGAACAGTCCAAGGTCTTTCATTTCCAACATGTCTTTTCCTATAATTCATAAGCATCATTATTACAAAGGTATTTATTGAAAGAGTCTGTCCTCCACTTCCCTCTGGCATATCTCCTTCTCCCTTATTAATAGCTTCCCATGTAGTATAATAATAATCTCGTGGTTTTGCAACTCTAAACTCATTTTTCTCTGTCATCTTATAAACCATTAGAATTGGATATCTACCTTGAAGTGCTTTAGAAAATATAGTTTTGTCACTCATTAATTCTTTTAATTTTCTATCATCAATATCCTCAATATTTTCATTTTCTTCAATAGCTTTTTCTATAGCTTCAACAAAGTAATCTTTTAATAAGAAAAGTACATCTTCCTCATCTCTAGGAAGCTTTTCTTCTCCCTTTAATTTTACAAGAGGAAAAGAATAGTTGTTCTCATTTACATAAACCATGCCTGCTACCATTTCTTTTAATGATTCTACTATCTTTATAACTCTTTTTGAAGCCCTAATAGCCCATTGATTCCTCGCCTGTTCAGCCTTTTCCTTATCACTAGACAGTGTGTTTAATTCTATTTCAAAATGGTTCTTCATGCTATTAAAGGATTCTAAATTCCTTCTGAATCTATCAACTTTAACCTTTTGAATCTCATTAAGTATCCTGTCTTTTAACAATTCATCATACACCTTAGCTTGAACATTTTCTTTAAAAGCTTTCAAATATTCTTCTCCATTAGTTGTTTCTCTATCTAAATTATCTTCAATTTTATCATACCTTTTGAACCACTCATCCACTTCAAAATTTGGATTTTTAACTACCTTTTCCTTTAATATTTTGTTCATCTTACCTTTATGGAAATCCAATTCTTTATTAGCTTTCAATTTAATGATATATTCATTTAAACCTATTTTATATATTGTTCTTTTCTCTAATATATCTTCTGCTTGATTTAAAAAGTTCTCATTATCTTCATAATCTTTTTCTATATTAATACTCTTTTGCAATAAATCTAAATCTGTCCATAGTTCTGCAGCTCTTTTGTATGCTTTTTGAATCTTGTCATTGATTTTCACAACTGATTTTTTCTTTTCTTCTAAGCTTCCCAATAATCTATCCCTATCTGATTTTAGACTATTGAATTCATCTTCAAGAATTTTTAATTTCTTTTCTATTTCTTCTATAATAATATTTATTTCATTTAATGGTAGCTTTAAGTCTTCATAATTCTCCCACAGTACATCTATTTTGTCTAAATTATTCCTGCAACTTTCTATTTTTTCTTGAAAGATCTCTATATCCTTTTGAATAACCATAATTTGAGAATCTCTCTTTTCAATATCACTAGCTAATGCTTTTCTTTCTTTTAAGTCAATAAATATATCATCTTCA is a window of Anaerosalibacter sp. Marseille-P3206 DNA encoding:
- the cobO gene encoding cob(I)yrinic acid a,c-diamide adenosyltransferase; translated protein: MEKGYVHVYTGNGKGKTTASLGLSIRAYLAGKKVFFGQFVKGMEYSELNIEKYLKGFKIHQFGRDCFIYKDPTEEDIRVAREGLKVFEKVLKSGEYDLVVLDELNIALYYKLFTVEEAVNIIKERAPHVEVVITGRNAPKEILELADLVTEMKEVKHYYNDGVMARKGIEF
- a CDS encoding peroxiredoxin, which translates into the protein MEERRMPLLGEKFPSMEVVTTHGVKKIPEDYQGKWFVLFSHPGDFTPVCTTEFIEFSERAEEFKALNTELIGLSVDQVFSHMKWVEWIKEKANVEVPFPVIADELGRVSNQLGMIHPGKGTNTVRAVFIVDDKANIRLIMYYPQEAGRNVDEVLRVVNALQTTDKYKVAAPEKWPNNKHLGDKVIVPPAANEKAAKERLEAAKNGEFECLDWWFCYKNLNK
- a CDS encoding alpha/beta hydrolase family protein, yielding MGNLKLDDFTKYKFLSGLKYSPDGKYLGFVVHRMDVEENKYLSNIWLYDTLTKEYKQLTSLDSEKSFFWLDDSNIIFPATRNQKDKEQLEKGEEFTTYYQINIHGGEAVECFKVPISVSGIEKIDDKNYLVTGIYNHYKPDSSLFKEEKDYEVLDEIPFWSNGNGFTNKKRNRLYKFNSATGDITPITDEFTDIGLLKLNQNKTKAVIISNHYRDKMTKNSNLYLYDIIEDKLEDLTHEEQFSYSYVDFLGDNIIFAGSDMKDYGINQNSNFYTLDIKTKAVEKICDYDYSIWNSVGSDCRYGGNRTFKVDGKYLYFVSTEWNSSYIKRIDEKGNVEKVTTDGGSIDGFDILNGNIHFMGLKNMKLQELYALKDGKEVQLTSFNEWVIETKDISKPERITFETEDGTTIEGWILRPVDFDLNKKYPGILDIHGGPKTVYGEVFNHEMQYWVNQGYVVFFLNPRGSDGRGNEFADIRGKYGTIDYDDIMKFTDLVLEKYPFIDSNRLGVTGGSYGGFMTNWIIGHTDRFKAAASQRSISNWISKFCTTDIGYYFVDDQQAATPWGDVDKLWFHSPLKYADKAVTPTLFIHSEEDYRCWLAEGIQMFTALKYHGIDARLCMFRGENHELSRSGKPKHRIRRLTEITNWMDKYLK